From Salifodinibacter halophilus:
GAACAGGACGATGTCGGCTCCGGCGGCCGCGGCGCGCTCGCCCATCTCGGGCGTCTCGCCTTCGACCTCGAGCTTCGTCGCGAACGACTTGCGCTCGGCGAAGCGGCGGACCGCCTCCTCCAAGCCGAG
This genomic window contains:
- a CDS encoding nicotinate-nucleotide diphosphorylase (carboxylating), which gives rise to LGLEEAVRRFAERKSFATKLEVEGETPEMGERAAAAGADIVLFDNLPPEAVREGVTRLPDGVLSEASGGITPETLPAYA